One window from the genome of Pirellulales bacterium encodes:
- a CDS encoding DUF433 domain-containing protein, with protein MTTSIPAPPGTILSPADYIVKTPGTCGGQPRIAGTRIKVKHVYTWVERMGMAPAQVVADHPHLTMAQIYAALAYYWSHRDEIQQDIENEEKLASELRAKAGPSKIQERLADLDAA; from the coding sequence ATGACGACCTCGATTCCCGCTCCTCCAGGCACGATTTTGAGCCCCGCGGACTACATTGTGAAAACCCCCGGCACCTGCGGCGGGCAACCGCGGATTGCCGGCACGCGCATCAAGGTCAAGCACGTCTACACTTGGGTCGAACGCATGGGCATGGCCCCAGCCCAGGTGGTTGCCGACCATCCGCACCTGACGATGGCCCAAATCTACGCTGCGCTGGCCTACTACTGGTCGCATCGCGACGAAATCCAGCAGGACATCGAGAACGAAGAGAAACTGGCCTCCGAGCTGCGGGCCAAGGCGGGACCGTCCAAGATCCAGGAAAGGCTGGCCGATCTCGATGCTGCTTGA